A window of the Rhizobium brockwellii genome harbors these coding sequences:
- the dapB gene encoding 4-hydroxy-tetrahydrodipicolinate reductase — translation MSDAAMKLVVVGAAGRMGQTLIRLIHSIDGVTLHAAVERAGSPFVGKDAGEIAGLGPIGVVIVDDPLNAFLDAEGVLDFTSPAATVEFSGLAAQARIVHVIGTTGCLPDDNAKIAAAARHARIVKSGNMSLGVNLLSVLAEQAARALDPDDWDIEILEMHHKHKVDAPSGTALLFGEAAAKGRSIDLASKSVRVRDGHTGAREAGTIGFATLRGGSVIGEHSVLFAGEGEIVTLSHSAADRSIFARGAIKAALWARDKKPGLYSMLDVLGLSSS, via the coding sequence ATGAGCGATGCTGCGATGAAACTGGTGGTGGTTGGCGCAGCAGGACGCATGGGGCAGACGCTGATCCGGCTCATCCATTCGATCGATGGCGTGACGCTGCATGCCGCGGTCGAGCGTGCCGGCTCGCCCTTCGTCGGCAAGGATGCCGGCGAGATCGCCGGTCTCGGCCCGATCGGTGTCGTTATCGTCGACGATCCGCTCAACGCTTTTCTCGATGCCGAAGGCGTGCTCGACTTCACCTCGCCCGCTGCAACAGTAGAATTCTCAGGCCTCGCCGCGCAGGCCCGCATCGTCCATGTCATCGGCACGACGGGCTGTTTACCCGACGACAATGCCAAGATCGCCGCGGCGGCCCGCCATGCCCGCATCGTCAAGTCGGGCAATATGAGCCTCGGGGTCAATCTGCTCAGCGTGCTCGCAGAGCAGGCAGCGCGTGCGCTCGATCCTGATGACTGGGATATCGAGATCCTGGAAATGCACCACAAGCACAAGGTAGATGCGCCTTCCGGCACCGCCCTTCTCTTCGGTGAGGCCGCGGCAAAGGGGCGCAGCATCGATCTGGCCTCGAAGTCGGTCCGGGTGCGCGACGGCCATACCGGCGCCCGCGAAGCGGGCACGATCGGCTTTGCGACGCTGCGCGGCGGCTCCGTCATCGGCGAGCATTCCGTGCTTTTTGCCGGCGAAGGTGAAATTGTCACCCTATCGCACAGTGCGGCCGACCGCTCGATCTTCGCGCGCGGCGCCATCAAAGCGGCCCTTTGGGCACGCGACAAGAAGCCGGGTCTCTATTCCATGCTCGACGTGCTCGGGCTTTCTTCCTCATAA
- a CDS encoding 2,3-bisphosphoglycerate-dependent phosphoglycerate mutase produces the protein MSGTLVLVRHGQSDWNLKNLFTGWKDPDLTELGVQEANAGGAALAEYGIKFDVAYTSVLVRAQHTLKLILDKVGQPDLQTIRDQALNERDYGDLSGLNKDDARAKWGEEQVHIWRRSYDVPPPGGESLRDTGARVWPYYLTEILPRVLRGEKVLVAAHGNSLRSLVMVLDKLSKEGVLALNLATGVPMVYTLKADSTVASKEVLGDMSSAH, from the coding sequence ATGAGCGGTACCCTCGTCCTCGTTCGCCACGGCCAGAGTGACTGGAACCTGAAGAATCTCTTCACCGGCTGGAAGGATCCCGATCTGACCGAGCTCGGCGTCCAGGAAGCTAATGCAGGCGGGGCTGCGCTCGCCGAATACGGGATTAAATTCGACGTCGCCTATACCTCGGTGCTGGTGCGCGCGCAGCACACGCTGAAGCTCATCCTCGACAAGGTCGGCCAGCCCGATCTCCAGACGATCCGAGACCAGGCGCTGAACGAGCGCGACTACGGCGACCTCTCCGGCCTCAACAAGGATGATGCACGCGCCAAGTGGGGCGAGGAACAGGTGCATATCTGGCGCCGTTCCTATGACGTGCCGCCTCCCGGCGGTGAAAGCCTGCGCGACACCGGCGCCCGCGTCTGGCCCTACTACCTCACCGAAATCCTGCCGCGCGTGCTCAGAGGCGAAAAGGTGCTGGTTGCCGCACACGGCAATTCGCTGCGCTCGCTGGTGATGGTGCTCGACAAGCTGAGCAAAGAAGGCGTGCTCGCCCTCAATCTCGCCACCGGCGTGCCCATGGTCTACACGCTGAAGGCGGATTCCACCGTCGCTTCCAAGGAAGTGCTCGGCGACATGTCCAGCGCACATTGA
- the phnF gene encoding phosphonate metabolism transcriptional regulator PhnF: MAGLKQVQRQTGVALWRQIADRIREAISSGTYDETGMVPPETVLALQFGVNRHTVRSALAALAQEGIVRAVQGRGTLIERKERLNFPITRRTRFTAGIGDQAREMRGLLLDEAREEASAEIARWLGLKPGEHVIRLETLRQADKRPVSRATSWFPAKRFAGIGEAYRTAESITKAFAELGLSDYVRATTEVTAAHASAADMADLELTPGAILLIAKAMNTDLEGVPVQYSISRFAADRVQFTIEN; the protein is encoded by the coding sequence ATGGCGGGATTGAAGCAGGTGCAAAGGCAAACCGGCGTGGCGCTCTGGCGCCAGATCGCTGATCGGATTCGCGAGGCGATCAGCAGCGGAACCTATGACGAAACGGGAATGGTACCACCGGAAACCGTGCTGGCGCTGCAATTCGGCGTCAACCGGCATACGGTGCGCAGTGCGCTGGCGGCGCTGGCGCAGGAGGGTATCGTCCGTGCGGTACAAGGTCGCGGCACGCTGATCGAGCGCAAGGAGCGGCTGAATTTCCCGATCACGCGGCGCACGCGATTCACCGCCGGCATTGGCGATCAGGCGCGTGAAATGCGCGGCCTTCTGCTCGATGAGGCGAGGGAGGAAGCGAGTGCCGAGATCGCCCGCTGGCTGGGTCTGAAGCCGGGAGAACACGTGATCCGCCTGGAAACATTGCGCCAGGCAGACAAGCGCCCGGTTTCAAGGGCGACGAGCTGGTTTCCCGCCAAGCGCTTTGCCGGTATCGGTGAGGCCTACCGGACGGCGGAATCGATCACCAAGGCTTTTGCCGAACTCGGCCTGTCGGATTATGTCCGCGCCACGACCGAGGTGACAGCCGCCCATGCGAGTGCTGCCGATATGGCCGACCTCGAACTCACCCCTGGCGCCATCCTTCTGATCGCCAAGGCGATGAATACCGATCTTGAGGGTGTGCCGGTGCAATATTCGATCAGCCGCTTCGCGGCCGACCGGGTGCAGTTCACCATCGAGAACTGA